A stretch of Cryomorphaceae bacterium 1068 DNA encodes these proteins:
- a CDS encoding DUF5606 domain-containing protein has protein sequence MDLSQILSIAGKPGLFKILNQSRGGVVVTSLNDGKKMVIGQTQRVSTLSDISIYTLEGDEPLANIFEKMKKQSGGKEVEVEFKDPDALREYFFRIFPEHDEDRVYPSDIKKMIKWFNLLLEKGLLDSVEGEKEEETASEEVEAKEEAPKAEANKAADKPKAEKKPKAKPAKKEKEE, from the coding sequence ATGGATTTGTCTCAAATATTGTCAATCGCGGGAAAACCCGGCCTCTTCAAGATTTTAAACCAGTCACGTGGTGGCGTAGTGGTTACTTCGCTAAACGATGGAAAGAAGATGGTTATCGGTCAAACGCAACGCGTGAGTACCTTGAGTGATATTTCCATTTATACTCTCGAAGGCGATGAGCCGTTGGCCAATATCTTTGAGAAGATGAAGAAACAGTCGGGTGGAAAAGAAGTCGAAGTAGAGTTTAAAGACCCGGATGCTTTGCGCGAATATTTCTTCAGAATTTTTCCGGAGCACGATGAAGACCGAGTCTATCCTTCAGATATCAAGAAGATGATCAAGTGGTTTAATCTTCTTTTAGAGAAGGGACTTCTTGATTCTGTTGAGGGAGAAAAAGAAGAAGAGACTGCATCAGAGGAAGTTGAGGCGAAAGAGGAAGCTCCCAAAGCTGAGGCGAATAAAGCTGCAGATAAACCAAAGGCTGAAAAGAAGCCCAAAGCGAAACCTGCGAAAAAGGAGAAAGAAGAGTAG
- the murB gene encoding UDP-N-acetylmuramate dehydrogenase, with protein sequence MEILENASLKAYNTFGIEVKAAKMVRFSSSADLKEIFKNEELKAMPLLILGGGSNLLLTSDFDGLVLKNEVPGIELVNEDDKHFYVNSGAGENWHEFVMHCIENGWAGLENLSLIPGNVGASPMQNIGAYGVEVKDRFHELEAFNLETLKTEKFDAEACQFGYRESVFKRRLKNKYIIVSVTFRLFKQPQLNTSYGAIQGELNSLGIHEPNIADVSQAVINIRSSKLPDPKVIGNAGSFFKNPIVTEAVYQRLVEQNPSMPFYPSAEGKFKLAAGWLIEKSGWKGFLRENYGVHAKQALVLVNHGGATGKEIYDLSTEILEDVKKKFGVELEREVNII encoded by the coding sequence AGCCAAGATGGTTCGCTTCTCTTCATCTGCAGATTTGAAGGAAATCTTCAAGAATGAAGAGCTCAAAGCGATGCCCCTCCTCATCTTGGGCGGAGGAAGCAATCTCTTGCTTACCTCGGATTTTGATGGATTGGTTTTGAAAAACGAAGTGCCCGGAATAGAGCTAGTGAATGAAGATGATAAGCACTTCTACGTCAACTCAGGAGCAGGCGAAAATTGGCATGAATTCGTCATGCACTGCATAGAAAATGGTTGGGCAGGATTGGAAAATCTTTCGCTAATTCCCGGTAATGTTGGCGCCAGCCCAATGCAAAACATAGGCGCTTACGGCGTAGAAGTAAAAGACCGCTTTCACGAATTGGAGGCTTTCAATTTGGAAACGCTCAAAACAGAAAAGTTCGATGCCGAAGCTTGTCAATTCGGTTACCGCGAAAGCGTTTTCAAAAGGCGACTCAAGAACAAGTACATTATTGTTTCTGTAACCTTTCGCTTATTCAAACAACCTCAACTCAACACCTCATATGGAGCCATTCAGGGCGAATTGAACTCGTTAGGAATACACGAGCCGAACATTGCAGATGTGAGCCAAGCAGTGATCAACATTCGCAGTTCGAAGCTGCCTGATCCGAAAGTGATCGGCAACGCCGGCAGTTTTTTCAAGAATCCTATCGTGACCGAGGCGGTATATCAAAGACTCGTAGAACAAAATCCTTCGATGCCTTTTTACCCTTCTGCTGAAGGGAAGTTCAAATTGGCTGCCGGCTGGTTAATCGAAAAATCAGGTTGGAAGGGATTTCTTCGCGAAAACTACGGCGTTCACGCCAAACAGGCTTTGGTTCTCGTAAATCACGGAGGTGCTACAGGAAAAGAGATTTATGATCTCTCAACGGAAATACTCGAAGATGTTAAAAAGAAATTCGGAGTTGAGCTGGAGAGGGAAGTAAATATTATTTGA